AGCGTCGGTGTCAGCAGGCCGGACTCGATGGTCCAGGCCTCCCGGTAGCAGGTGATGCCATGGATCTGGGCATAACCGGGGAAGGTCTTGATCTGTTCCCTGACGCGGGCCTCGGCGAGGGATTTGAACGGCTCGGTATTCAGCACGCCGGGCGTATCCGGGTCCACGTTCAGGCGTTTGAGTTCCAGCTGAGCCTGATCCGGGTTGACCACGATCAGCGCCGTCAGGAAGGGATGGCCATCGCCCAGGACCATGACCTGATCGAACAACGGATCCATGGAGATGGCCATCTCCATGTCCCCGGGCGGCACCTTCTCGCCGTTGGACAGGACGATGATCTCCTTGCAGCGGCCGGTAATCCAGACCCGGTCGCGCGCGTCCATGCGCACCTTGTCGCCGGTGTGCAGCCAGCCGTCGTCATCGATCATGGCCGCGGTCGCCTCCGGGTTGTCCCAGTAGCCCAACATCACGCCGGGACTGCGCACCAGCAGTTCGTCGCCTGCACCCAGCCGCACCTCGACATCGGGCAGCGGCAGGCCGGCGCTGTCGGGCACGTTGTCCTCCAGGGTGCTGGCACACAGCACCGGGCTGGTCTCGGTCAACCCGTAGCCCTGCAGCAGATTCAGCCCCAGCCCGACGAACAGCCGTGAGACCCGCGGCGGCAGGGCCGCGCCGCCGCTGATGGCAAGGCGCATGCGCCCGCCCAGTTTCTGCATCACCTTGCGCGCCACCAGCGCATCGAGCAGCGGCCAGGCCAGCAGGGCGGGGGACCAGCCGGTCCGGCCCTGGCGGTATTCGAACCGGCGCCAGCCCACCGTGACCGCGCTGTTGAACAGCGCCCGCGCGACCGGCGACTTCTCCTCCAGCTGGGCCTGGATCCTGTTGTACACGCGCTCGAAGATGCGCGGCACCGAGATCAGCACCGTGGGCCGGATCGCCAGCAGGTCCTCGGCCAGTTCGGGAATGGAGCGGTTGTAGGCCACCGCCGCGCCGCACATCATGCTCAAATAATAACCCACGGTGCGTTCGAAGGTATGCGACAGCGGCAGGAAGGACAGGAACAGATCGTCGGGGTAGACCGCTGCCATGCGCTGCGAGGCATGGGCGTTCCACAGGATGTTGACATGGCTGAGCATCACGCCCTTGGGCCGGCCGGTGGTACCCGAGGTGTAGACGATGGTGGCAAGCGTATCGGGATCGAGCGGCGCGACCTGCACCGCCTCGGCCGGGTCGGCATCGGTTTCCGGTCCGAGCCAGTCCTCCAGGCACCGCAGCCGCGGTTCATGGCCCGGGTCGCGGCAGCGCCGCACGCTGAGGATACGCAGCAGAAAGCCCAGCTCACCGCGCACCGGCTTGAGCAGATCCCAGTGCTCGTCGTCGCCGATCAGCAGCAGCTTCACCCCGGCGTTCTGCAGGATATAGGCGATGTTCTCGGCCCGGTCCTGGGTATAGAGGGGCACCATCACCAGCCCCAGCCCCGAGGCGGCGATATCGAACTGCACCCACTCGGGGGCGTTGCGCAGCATCAGGGCGACACGGTCCCCGGCCTCCAGATCCTCGCGGCGCAGTGCGGCCTGCCAGCGTGCGATGCGCAGGGCCATCTGATTCCAGCTCAGACTTTCCCAGCTGCCACTGTCGGGATTGTGATAACGGTAGGCCTCGGCGTCGCCGGAACGCCGCACCCGCTCCCGGAACAGGCCGGCCAGGGTGCCGGCTTCCTCCGGCGTGATGACATCGCGTTCTTTCATCTGAGTCAATCCGTCTCCTGTCGCTGCTCCCACCAGGGATCGGGGGCGAAGCGCCCGCCGTGGCGGGCCTCCAGATCGTGCAACTCTACCAGAATGGCCCCGGCGCTCCGATCGTCGGCATAGTGCATGGGGCCGCCGCGGAAGGGGGCGAAGCCGGTGCCGAAGATCATGCCGGCATCGAGCAGATCGCCGTCCTCGACCACACCCTCGCGCAGACAGGCGGCGGCCTCGTTGAGCAGCCGCAGCACCAGACGCGATTCGATATCCGTTGGTGCAGCACTGCCGCTGTCCCGGGTCTTGATCTGTTTGTCCTTGTGATAACGGTAGAAGCCGCGGCCCGACTTCTTCCCCAGATGGCCGTCCGCGACCAGTTGCTCCAGCCGCGCCGGCATGGCCAGGCCGAAGGCCTCGCCCAGAATGCGCGCCACGTGCAGGCAGATATCCAGGCCCACCGTGTCGGCCAGGGTGATGGGCCCCATGGGCATGCCGAAGGCCTCGGCGGCGGCATCGATGCGCGCCGGCGGCACGCCTTCCTCCACCAGTTCCACCGCCTCCAGCAGATAGGGCATGAGGATGCGGTTGACCAGGAAGCCCGGTTTGCTTGCCACCGGCAGCGGCAGGCGGTCGATGGCGCGGGTGAAGGCCAGGGCGCGGTCGACCACCTCCGGCGCGGTCTTCTCGCCGCGCACCACCTCGACCAGCTGCATGCGCGCCACCGGGTTGAAGAAGTGCAGACCAACCAGCCGCTGCGGCCGCGCCATCACTGACGCCAGTTCCTCCAACGGGATGCTGGAGGTATTGGTGGCGAGCAGCGCATCCGACTTCATCCGCGGCTCGATCGCCTGATAGAGCTGCTGCTTGGCCTCGCGGTCCTCGAAGATGGCCTCGATCACCACATCGGCATGCTCGACATGCTGCCCCCGATGGTCAGGGATCAACCGGTCCAGGGCGGCGGTGATCTCGCGCTGTATCTTCAGGCGCTTGCGGAACAGTTTCCCGGCGCGGCCGATGGCCGGGGCGATGCGCGCGGGGGACTGGTCCTGCAGGGTCACGCGCCAGCCCTGCAGGGCGCACCAGGCGGCGATGTCGCCGCCCATCACCCCGGCGCCGATGACATGCACGTGGGTGGGATCCGATTTATTCCCCTTGGCCAGTCCCTTGAGCCGGTCCTGCAGGAAGAAGACCCGCACCAGGTTCTGCGCCGTGTCGCCCCGGATCAGGTCGGCGACCGACTCGGCCTCGGCGTCCAGCATGGCACGGCGGTCGTCGCCGTGCTTCACCCACAGGTCGAGCAGGGCATAGGGGGCCGGGTAATGCTCGGGCCGGGCCTTCGCCGCCACCTTGCGCCGCATGAAGGCCGCCAGCAGCGGGCGCGCCAATCGGTGGTTGGCGGCGCGCTTCCACCAGGCCAGGCGGGGCAGGGCACGGGCCTCCTGCAGCAGGGTGCGCGCCGCGGTCTGCGCATGGCGCTCGGGCACGGCATGCTGCACCAGCCCCAGCCGCCGCGCCTGACGGGCCGAGACACTGCGCCCGGTCAGCATCAGGTCCAGTGCGGCCGGTGCGCCGATGGCGGCGATGGAACGCACACTGCCGCCGAAGCCGGGATGGATGCCGAGACGTACCTCGGGCAGACCGAGCCGGGTATTGGGCACATCCACCGCAATGCGGTAACGGCACGCCAGCGCCAGCTCCAGCCCGCCGCCCAGGCAGAAGCCCCGGATCAATGCCAGCGTGGGGCAGGGCAGGGCCTCCAGCCGGTCGCAGGCGGCCTGGCCACGGCGGATCAGTTCCAGCGCCTGGTCGCGGGATTCCAGATCGGTGAAGGCGCGCACATCGGCGCCGGCGATGAAGCCGTTGGGTTTGGCCGAGCGGATGACCAGACCGGCGGGCGGCGACTGTTCCAGCTGTTCCAGGGCCTGATTGAATTCCTCCAGCACCTGTTCAGTGAGTACATTGGTGCCGGCGTCGTGCCGATCCAGCGTCAGCCAGGCAATGCCGGCGGCATCGGTATCGAGCCTCCAGTCCTGCCAGCTCATGCCTGCACCTCCGGACGTTCCAGCAGCAGGGCGCCGCCCTGGCCGCCGCCGATGCACAGCGAGGCCACGCCACGCCGGACCTGCTCACGTTCCAGCACCTGCAGCAGGTGCAGCACGATGCGCGTCCCGCTGGCGCCGACCGGATGGCCGAGACTGACACCGCCGCCGTCGATGTTGAGCCGCTCGCGCGGGATGGGGTCGAAGGCGTTGTCGAGGCCGAGTTCCTCCCGGCAGTAGCCCGCATCCTGCCAGGCCGCCAGACAGGCCAGCACCTGGGCGGCGAAGGCCTCGTTGATCTCCCAGTAGTCGATATCCTGCGTTGTCAGTTCATGGCGCTGCAGCAGCGGGGCCATGGCATGCACCGGGCCCAGGCCCATCTGCCCCGGGTCCAGGCCGGCCCAGTGGCTGTCGACGATGCGGGCGCGCGGAGTGAGGCCGTGGCGCTCCACCGCGGCTTCCGAGGCCAGGATCAGCCAGGCCGCGCCATCGGTGACCTGGGCGCTGTTGCCGGCGGTGACACTGCCGAAGGGGCGGTCGAACACCGGCCGCAATGCTGCGAGTTGTTCCAGTGTGGTGTCGCGGCGCAGGCCGTCGTCCTCACACCAGTAGCGACCGTCGGGCGCATACAGCGGCTCGACCTCGTCCATATGCCCGGCATCATAAGCCGCGCCCAGGCGTTGATGACTGTGCAGGGCGTACTCGTCCATCGCCTCGCGGCTGATACCGAAGCGGTGCGCCAGCACCTCCGCGGTCTGGCCCATGGAAAGGCCCACCACCGGATCGGTCAGTCCGCGCAGCAGACCGATCACCGGTTTCAGGTGACCGGGGCGCAGCCGTGTCAGCTGTTTTGCGCGCGCGCCCAGGGAACGCGCCCGCATCCAGCCGCCCAGCCAGGCCACCATGGCGTGGCTCCAGAGCACCGGCGCGTGGCTCATGGCCTCGATGCCGCCGGCCAGCACCAGTTCGGAGCGGCCCAGGGCGATGTTGCGCAGGCCGGTGTCCAGCGCCTGCAGGCCCGAGGCGCAGTTGCGCTGCACGGTGAAGGCCGGCACCCGTTCGCCGCAGCCAAGCCGGAGCGCAACCACGCGGGCGATGTTGGCCTCGTCCGGGCCGGGCATGACGCAGCCGGCGATGACTTCATCGAGCCTATCCGGGGCAAACGGCTGCCGCAGCAGCAGGGAGCGCCCCGAATGCACGGCCAGATCGGCGGCCGCGAAGGGGCCGGGTGCGTTGCGGGCCTTGAGAAAGGGGGTGCGCAGTCCGTCGACAATATAGACCGGTGTCATCCTGCCTCCGCCTGGGTTGTGGGTATTGGTGTCCGGATACGGTCAGGGTTGTGGCCCAAGTCTGCCGGGTCGAAGGCATCGACCGCAATGACCTCGTGCCGCGCGGCGACGGCCGCGCGCACCCTGTCCGCGTCCGCTGCAGTGATCACACCCGCAGCGAGCGCGGCCTCCAGCCGCTGCTCCGGATCGCCGCTGTCCACCCGGCCCGCCTGCATCGCCGCGCGGATGCGCCGCAGCACCGGCTCGGCCTGCACACTCAGGGTCAGGGCAGTTTCCAACCGGTTCAGGGTCGCGTCAGGAGACTCGGGCAGAAACAGCCCGGCGGTCAGCCGATCGCGTGCTTCGCCGGGACGCAGCAGCAACTCCACCACCTGATCACACAGGGCATCGGAAGGCGGAGCGTAACTGCGGCCCAGCGGGAACAGCCACAGCCTCAGCAATCGGCCCAACCAGCGGTTGGGAAGGTTGTCGCACAATGCCAGCAACGCCTCCTGGGCGCGATGGGCGCATTCGCGCCAGGCCCATTCCACCAGCGGCCGGTCGGCCTCCGGACAGCCCTGGTCGTGGAACTGCTTGAGCGCAGCACTGCCGAGATAAAGGTTGCTCAGCACGTCGCCCAGCCGGGCCGAGAGGCGTTCGCGGCGCTTGAGGCTGCCGCCGAGGGTGAACATGGCCAGATCGGCACTGAGGGCGAAGGCCGTGCTCAGGCGGGTGAGTTGGCGATAGGCGACCACGGGCTCACCCCGCGGGCGGAAACCCAGCCGCTGCAATCGGGCGCCGGTCAGACCGTACCAGAGACAGCGCACGGCATTGCCCAGGCCCCAGCGCAGATGCGCGGTCAGGGCGCGGTCGAAGGCGAGCAGACCGGCCTCGGCGTCCGGATCCTGCACCGCCTCAAGTTCGCGCAGCACATAGGGATGGCTGCGCAACGCGCCCTGACCGAAGATGATCATGCTGCGGGTGAGGATGTTGGCGCCCTCGACCGTGATGCTGATGGGCACGGCCTGATACACCCGGCCGAGGAGATTGCGCGGTCCGAGGCAGATGCCGCTGCCGCCATGGATGTCCATGGCATGGTTGACCGTCTCGCGCATGCGTTCGGTCAGGTGATACTTGACGATGGCGGAGACCACCGCGGGCTGCTCGCCATTGTCCAGTGTGCTGCAGGTGAAGTCGCGCGCCGCCTCCATCAGATAGGTATTGCCGCCGATGCGCGCCAGCGCCTCGGCCACGCCCTCGAAGCGGCCGATGGGCTGACGGAACTGCCTGCGCACCGCGGCATAGGCGCCGGTGGCGCGCGAACAGAGCTTGCCCGCACCGGTGGCCAGCGCCGGCAGCGAGATGGAACGGCCGTCGGCCAGGCATTCCATCAGCATGCGCCAGCCCTGGCCCAGGCCGTCGCGGCCGCCGATGACCTGGTCGATCGGAATGAAGACATCATGGCCACGGTTGGGACCGTTCTGGAACGCCGAATTGAGCGGATAGTGGCGCCGGCCGATCTCCACCCCGGGCGCGTCGGTGGGAATCAGGGCCAGGGTGATGCCGAGATCCGGCTCACTGCCCAGATGGCCATCGGGATCGTAGAGATGAAAGGCCAGGCCCAGCAGGGTCGCCACCGGCCCCAGGGTGATGTAGCGCTTGTCCCAGTTCAGCCGGATGCCGAGCACCCGTTCGCCATCGAGCTCACCGAAGCACACCACCCCGGTATCCGGAAGGGAGGCGGCATCCGAACCGGCCTCGGGACCGGTCAGGGCGAAGCAGGGCACCTCCTCGCCGCGGGCCAGGCGCGGCAGGTAATGGTCCTTCTGTTCAGCAGTACCGTAGTGCAGCAGCAGCTTGGCCGGGCCCAGCGAGTTGGGCACCATCACTGTGACCGCCGCGGTCAGGCTGCGGCTGGCGATCTTCATCACCACCCGGGAATGGGCCTGGGCGCTGAATTCCAGGCCGCCGTACTGGCGGGGGATGATCATGCCGAAGAAGCCCTGCTGCTTGATGAAGTCCCAGACCTCGGGGGCGAGATCCGCGTCCTCGTGGGTGATGCGCCAGTCGTCCAGCTGCCGGCACAGATCCTCGACCGGGCCGTCGAGAAATGCCTGCTCGTGTTCGCTGAGTTCAGAGACGGGATAGCGGTGCAGGGCGTTCCAGTCGGGGCGGCCACTGAACAGTTCACCGTCCCAGCCCACGGTGCCGGCCTCCAGCGCCTCGCGCTCGGTCTGCGACAGGGGCGGCAGCACCCGTTTGAAGGTTCGGAACAAGGGCCGCATCAACAGGCGGCGGCGCCAGTCGGGTAGTCCTGTGAGCAGCGCCAGCCCAATCAGTGCCGCTGCCAGGATCCACAGCATTGTGCCCTGCATTGAAAACCTCCCGTCACCAGAGCATAGAAGTCTGGCAGTCAGCCGCGATCGACCTCCACGGAAACCGCTTCGCCCTCGTTCACGGAGTTCGGCGGCGGCGGGATGCCCTGCGGATACTGTCTGGCCACGTTCAGATCAAGCAGACGGACCATGCGATCGCGCCGGTCCCGGCAGATGTACTCCTCCTCCCAGGGCAGGTCGCGATACAGGGCCCGGTCCTTGAGACCCGGACAGGGATACTTGATGATCTCGAAATAGGGCGAGTAGTCGAAATCCCGCGGCGTATACAGGCGCGCATTGCGCTTGTACAGCCGCAACTCACCGTCCTCGCGCCGCTGCATCACGGGCAGCACGGGAAAATGCACGTCATTGAAGGCCGCCGCCAGCATGGAGGAGCAGACCGTACGGGTGGGGATGCCGGCGTTGTGCTCGAACAGCGACGAGCGCCACTGTCGCGGCAGCACGCCGTAGGGGAACAGGAAGCGCGCCAGGTCCAGCAGCTGGCGGATGTCGTACTCGCAGCCCAGGTGGCTGACCGCAAAGCGGATCACCCTCTGGGCATCACTCCGGGACAACCCCGTGGGCCGGCAGATGCGCAGATGATCGCGGCGATACTTGTGCAGCGGATGGACAACGGTGCCTTCGCCCAGCAGGGCCTCGATCACCAGCGGGTCGTTGGGATCGCCGTCGTAGAGATAGGAGACGTGCTCGCGCACACTGGGATCGTCGATATCGGCCAGCCGGCCGATGTAGAGCGCGGAATGGGTCCAGGGACTCTGGGTGAGGTTCTTGATGACATGGCTGACCCGGGCGCGGCCCTCCACCAGCAGCACATCGGCAGGACGGATCTCGTAGCTGAGGCGTTCGTAGTCACACAGCGGGGTCTGCTCGGCGGACGACTCTTGCGTCAGCCAGCGGGTGATACGGGCGGCGATCCAGGCCTTCAGTCCTCGCGCCATTGCGCTGCTCCCGGCCGTGCCTTGTGCCTGTAGGATTTGACCCCTTGAACAACCGAAGGTTGCCTTACCTTAAATATAGCGGCCTGGCTGGAGTAGAACTGAATACCCTGAAATCCGATACATATTATGTTGTTATGCCGGCCGCAAGTCAATCAAGCAACAATGACACTTACATTATTCCTCTTCACTGCCGCGCAGGCGGGAATGACGGAAAGAATGAGTGCGTTGAGAGC
This sequence is a window from Thiohalobacter thiocyanaticus. Protein-coding genes within it:
- a CDS encoding AMP-dependent synthetase/ligase, with amino-acid sequence MKERDVITPEEAGTLAGLFRERVRRSGDAEAYRYHNPDSGSWESLSWNQMALRIARWQAALRREDLEAGDRVALMLRNAPEWVQFDIAASGLGLVMVPLYTQDRAENIAYILQNAGVKLLLIGDDEHWDLLKPVRGELGFLLRILSVRRCRDPGHEPRLRCLEDWLGPETDADPAEAVQVAPLDPDTLATIVYTSGTTGRPKGVMLSHVNILWNAHASQRMAAVYPDDLFLSFLPLSHTFERTVGYYLSMMCGAAVAYNRSIPELAEDLLAIRPTVLISVPRIFERVYNRIQAQLEEKSPVARALFNSAVTVGWRRFEYRQGRTGWSPALLAWPLLDALVARKVMQKLGGRMRLAISGGAALPPRVSRLFVGLGLNLLQGYGLTETSPVLCASTLEDNVPDSAGLPLPDVEVRLGAGDELLVRSPGVMLGYWDNPEATAAMIDDDGWLHTGDKVRMDARDRVWITGRCKEIIVLSNGEKVPPGDMEMAISMDPLFDQVMVLGDGHPFLTALIVVNPDQAQLELKRLNVDPDTPGVLNTEPFKSLAEARVREQIKTFPGYAQIHGITCYREAWTIESGLLTPTLKLRRDKVAAEAAGDIDRMYAGH
- a CDS encoding 3-hydroxyacyl-CoA dehydrogenase NAD-binding domain-containing protein — protein: MSWQDWRLDTDAAGIAWLTLDRHDAGTNVLTEQVLEEFNQALEQLEQSPPAGLVIRSAKPNGFIAGADVRAFTDLESRDQALELIRRGQAACDRLEALPCPTLALIRGFCLGGGLELALACRYRIAVDVPNTRLGLPEVRLGIHPGFGGSVRSIAAIGAPAALDLMLTGRSVSARQARRLGLVQHAVPERHAQTAARTLLQEARALPRLAWWKRAANHRLARPLLAAFMRRKVAAKARPEHYPAPYALLDLWVKHGDDRRAMLDAEAESVADLIRGDTAQNLVRVFFLQDRLKGLAKGNKSDPTHVHVIGAGVMGGDIAAWCALQGWRVTLQDQSPARIAPAIGRAGKLFRKRLKIQREITAALDRLIPDHRGQHVEHADVVIEAIFEDREAKQQLYQAIEPRMKSDALLATNTSSIPLEELASVMARPQRLVGLHFFNPVARMQLVEVVRGEKTAPEVVDRALAFTRAIDRLPLPVASKPGFLVNRILMPYLLEAVELVEEGVPPARIDAAAEAFGMPMGPITLADTVGLDICLHVARILGEAFGLAMPARLEQLVADGHLGKKSGRGFYRYHKDKQIKTRDSGSAAPTDIESRLVLRLLNEAAACLREGVVEDGDLLDAGMIFGTGFAPFRGGPMHYADDRSAGAILVELHDLEARHGGRFAPDPWWEQRQETD
- a CDS encoding acetyl-CoA C-acetyltransferase gives rise to the protein MTPVYIVDGLRTPFLKARNAPGPFAAADLAVHSGRSLLLRQPFAPDRLDEVIAGCVMPGPDEANIARVVALRLGCGERVPAFTVQRNCASGLQALDTGLRNIALGRSELVLAGGIEAMSHAPVLWSHAMVAWLGGWMRARSLGARAKQLTRLRPGHLKPVIGLLRGLTDPVVGLSMGQTAEVLAHRFGISREAMDEYALHSHQRLGAAYDAGHMDEVEPLYAPDGRYWCEDDGLRRDTTLEQLAALRPVFDRPFGSVTAGNSAQVTDGAAWLILASEAAVERHGLTPRARIVDSHWAGLDPGQMGLGPVHAMAPLLQRHELTTQDIDYWEINEAFAAQVLACLAAWQDAGYCREELGLDNAFDPIPRERLNIDGGGVSLGHPVGASGTRIVLHLLQVLEREQVRRGVASLCIGGGQGGALLLERPEVQA
- a CDS encoding acyl-CoA dehydrogenase; this translates as MQGTMLWILAAALIGLALLTGLPDWRRRLLMRPLFRTFKRVLPPLSQTEREALEAGTVGWDGELFSGRPDWNALHRYPVSELSEHEQAFLDGPVEDLCRQLDDWRITHEDADLAPEVWDFIKQQGFFGMIIPRQYGGLEFSAQAHSRVVMKIASRSLTAAVTVMVPNSLGPAKLLLHYGTAEQKDHYLPRLARGEEVPCFALTGPEAGSDAASLPDTGVVCFGELDGERVLGIRLNWDKRYITLGPVATLLGLAFHLYDPDGHLGSEPDLGITLALIPTDAPGVEIGRRHYPLNSAFQNGPNRGHDVFIPIDQVIGGRDGLGQGWRMLMECLADGRSISLPALATGAGKLCSRATGAYAAVRRQFRQPIGRFEGVAEALARIGGNTYLMEAARDFTCSTLDNGEQPAVVSAIVKYHLTERMRETVNHAMDIHGGSGICLGPRNLLGRVYQAVPISITVEGANILTRSMIIFGQGALRSHPYVLRELEAVQDPDAEAGLLAFDRALTAHLRWGLGNAVRCLWYGLTGARLQRLGFRPRGEPVVAYRQLTRLSTAFALSADLAMFTLGGSLKRRERLSARLGDVLSNLYLGSAALKQFHDQGCPEADRPLVEWAWRECAHRAQEALLALCDNLPNRWLGRLLRLWLFPLGRSYAPPSDALCDQVVELLLRPGEARDRLTAGLFLPESPDATLNRLETALTLSVQAEPVLRRIRAAMQAGRVDSGDPEQRLEAALAAGVITAADADRVRAAVAARHEVIAVDAFDPADLGHNPDRIRTPIPTTQAEAG
- a CDS encoding YiiX/YebB-like N1pC/P60 family cysteine hydrolase; amino-acid sequence: MARGLKAWIAARITRWLTQESSAEQTPLCDYERLSYEIRPADVLLVEGRARVSHVIKNLTQSPWTHSALYIGRLADIDDPSVREHVSYLYDGDPNDPLVIEALLGEGTVVHPLHKYRRDHLRICRPTGLSRSDAQRVIRFAVSHLGCEYDIRQLLDLARFLFPYGVLPRQWRSSLFEHNAGIPTRTVCSSMLAAAFNDVHFPVLPVMQRREDGELRLYKRNARLYTPRDFDYSPYFEIIKYPCPGLKDRALYRDLPWEEEYICRDRRDRMVRLLDLNVARQYPQGIPPPPNSVNEGEAVSVEVDRG